One Babesia bovis T2Bo chromosome 4 map unlocalized Chr4_1, whole genome shotgun sequence genomic window carries:
- a CDS encoding 3' exoribonuclease family domain 1 protein, whose translation MDFIRNALAANCRLDGRRLDDNPKILIEPNVSTGAHGSAKVILDDTVVITTIMFHVTSPNTNSPEEGNVEITLGSPFTLEDSDISQKRDERMAHILEMLQFHKQLFNRKLLCILSGQYVWTMRIHTTVLQRGGGVMDAVSVAVICAMLTVSVPNIRGVIKDELESSRTATNVRLRTMEGYNTDIEKLAREIPVLVTVARIGESHVWSVNQEEAACADGFLTVAVFPNGNCAGIRAVGASFPLSVMPSLIAKARTIGLYQHQQITTAL comes from the exons ATGGATTTTATTAGGAATGCCCTTGCGGCTAATTGTCGACTGGACGGAAGGAGACTTGATGATAACCCAAAGATTCTCATAGAACCAAATGTTAGTACTGGAGCTCATGGCAGCGCCAAGGTTATCCTGGATGATACCGTTGTTATAACCACCATAATG TTCCACGTAACATCGCCGAATACAAATTCACCGGAAGAGGGAAATGTAGAAATTACACTAGGATCCCCCTTTACACTGGAAGATTCagatatatcgcaaaaaaGAGATGAAAGAATGGCGCATATTTTGGAAATGCTGCAGTTTCACAAGCAATTATTTAATCGCAAACTATTGTGCATACTATCGGGGCAATATGTATGGACAATGAGAATTCATACTACCGTGCTGCAAAGAGGAGGTGGAGTCATGGATGCCGTAAGCGTTGCAGTTATATGTGCCATGCTAACTGTATCCGTGCCCAATATAAGAGGTGTTATTAAAGATGAACTGGAGTCATCACGCACAGCAACAAATGTAAGGCTGAGGACAATGGAGGGATATAATACTGACATTGAAAAGCTAGCCAGAGAGATACCTGTACTGGTAACTGTAGCACGCATAGGTGAATCGCATGTATGGTCAGTGAATCAGGAGGAAGCAGCTTGTGCCGATGGATTCCTGACAGTTGCCGTATTTCCCAATGGAAACTGTGCAGGCATAAGGGCTGTAGGTGCTTCATTCCCCCTGTCAGTAATGCCATCACTTATAGCCAAAGCGCGTACAATAGGACTGTATCAGCACCAACAGATCACCACAGCATTGTAA